From a region of the Streptomyces caniferus genome:
- a CDS encoding globin domain-containing protein, which yields MDAPTTTSADNGSSGGSSGDWGWFTPPAKKSSGEQQEQQNSQDRQQNHEVPAEPDDGSAHHDRGDRRDHHEWNERDERNDREQIPSRPVNPIRPVGTAATRERETEPSQAPSPRHDAGRPSAAAGSPEQPPAAAYSEQSAAAPGYATAPHREAGTAWGGEPPTSRRSEWERVPTGGREPEPVHESARATGAPVGSPPVGTASATGPAAQNQAPAPSAFTPKARPAAPAPEPSLDALQASAASATPASPDAVLIRRTMAEIEPVSDKVTSYFYALLFVQYPDLRALFPAAMDTQRDRLFKALLTAAQHVDDADVLTAYLANLGRGHRKYGTQPDHYPAVGECLLNALSRYATSSWGPETQAAWVRAYTAISQIMIDAAAEDEAVAPAWWQAEVVSHELRTPDIAVVLVRPDQPYPFLAGQYASVETPWWPRVWRHYSFASAPRSDGLLSFHVKAVPAGWVSNAMVHRARPGDVIRLGAPGGSMTVDHSTRSGLLCVGGGTGIAPIKALVEDVAEHGVRRPVEVFYGARSDHDLYELDTMLNLEQTHPWLSVRPVVANGPAVRGGTSSETGQLPDAVRQYGPFREYDAYLSGPPGLIRSGVDALVGVGIPTERIRHDSVEELVSAGD from the coding sequence ATGGACGCTCCGACCACCACGTCGGCCGATAACGGCTCTTCCGGCGGGAGCAGTGGCGATTGGGGTTGGTTCACTCCACCGGCGAAGAAGTCCTCCGGAGAACAGCAGGAGCAGCAAAACAGCCAGGACCGGCAGCAGAACCACGAGGTCCCGGCCGAACCGGATGACGGGAGTGCACACCACGACCGCGGCGACCGAAGAGACCACCATGAGTGGAACGAGAGAGACGAGCGGAACGACCGGGAACAGATACCCAGCCGACCGGTCAACCCGATCCGGCCGGTAGGCACCGCCGCCACGCGCGAGCGCGAGACGGAGCCGTCGCAGGCACCGTCGCCGCGACACGACGCGGGTCGTCCTTCCGCGGCAGCAGGCTCTCCCGAGCAGCCCCCCGCGGCCGCTTACTCCGAGCAGTCCGCCGCAGCACCCGGGTATGCCACCGCGCCGCACCGCGAGGCCGGGACCGCCTGGGGCGGTGAGCCCCCCACGAGCCGCAGATCGGAGTGGGAGCGCGTACCCACCGGGGGCCGCGAGCCCGAGCCCGTACACGAATCGGCGCGCGCCACGGGAGCACCCGTGGGAAGCCCGCCCGTCGGCACCGCGTCCGCCACGGGACCGGCTGCCCAGAACCAGGCCCCCGCCCCGTCTGCCTTCACCCCCAAGGCGCGTCCCGCCGCTCCCGCACCGGAGCCCTCTCTCGACGCCCTGCAGGCCTCGGCCGCTTCCGCCACACCCGCCTCCCCCGACGCGGTGCTCATCCGTCGCACCATGGCGGAGATCGAGCCCGTGTCCGACAAGGTCACCTCGTACTTCTACGCCCTGCTCTTCGTGCAGTACCCCGATCTGCGGGCGCTGTTCCCGGCCGCGATGGACACCCAGCGCGACCGGCTGTTCAAGGCGCTGCTCACCGCCGCCCAGCATGTCGACGACGCCGATGTGCTCACCGCCTACCTCGCGAACCTCGGCCGTGGGCACCGCAAATACGGCACCCAGCCCGACCACTACCCGGCGGTCGGCGAATGTCTGCTCAATGCGCTCTCGCGCTATGCGACCTCCAGTTGGGGGCCGGAGACCCAGGCCGCGTGGGTGCGGGCCTACACCGCGATCTCGCAGATCATGATCGACGCAGCCGCCGAGGACGAGGCCGTGGCCCCCGCCTGGTGGCAGGCCGAGGTCGTCTCGCACGAGCTGCGCACGCCCGACATCGCGGTGGTGCTGGTCCGCCCCGACCAGCCCTACCCGTTCCTCGCGGGGCAGTACGCCAGCGTGGAAACCCCCTGGTGGCCGCGGGTCTGGCGGCACTACTCCTTCGCCTCCGCACCGCGCTCGGACGGCCTGCTCTCCTTCCACGTCAAGGCGGTCCCGGCCGGCTGGGTCTCCAACGCCATGGTCCACCGCGCCCGTCCGGGCGATGTCATCCGGCTCGGCGCTCCCGGCGGCTCGATGACCGTCGACCACAGCACGCGTAGCGGTCTGCTGTGCGTCGGCGGCGGCACCGGCATCGCCCCCATCAAGGCGCTGGTCGAGGACGTCGCGGAACACGGCGTCCGGCGCCCCGTCGAGGTCTTCTACGGCGCCCGCAGCGACCACGACCTCTATGAGCTCGACACCATGCTGAACCTGGAACAGACCCACCCCTGGCTCTCGGTCCGCCCGGTCGTCGCCAACGGGCCGGCGGTTCGCGGCGGAACGAGCAGCGAGACCGGCCAGCTTCCGGACGCGGTCCGGCAGTACGGGCCGTTCCGGGAGTACGACGCCTATCTCTCCGGGCCGCCGGGGTTGATCCGCAGCGGTGTGGACGCTTTGGTGGGGGTCGGCATCCCGACCGAGCGCATCCGGCACGACTCCGTGGAAGAGCTGGTCTCGGCCGGAGATTGA
- a CDS encoding pyridoxamine 5'-phosphate oxidase family protein has product MPRQERPGSDGEHLVQQRLGTTERADRFYGDQVLDHLNVRMQEFVARQEMFFLATADRHGECDATFRAGPQGFVQVLDARTLAYPEYRGNGVMASIGNISENPRLGILMVDFTRDRIGLHVNGRARVVMDEEMRAHHPGLPVDPVPGRRAQLWVTVEVEEAYIHCAKHIPHLQKVPAQQRGARAWGTDDVKRKGGDFFGAAAESEQRPPFRRAERKNEHLRGGLHEDTDDPVYRGAAPVYGSDPMYGAGTVPAPPAGSASVGAPPAPGRDDFVEELNAEFLDRVERVLARAQPRRPAEDAPAFRGWFDDRRDG; this is encoded by the coding sequence ATGCCACGGCAAGAGCGCCCCGGGAGCGACGGCGAGCACTTGGTGCAGCAGAGGCTCGGGACGACCGAGCGCGCCGATCGTTTCTACGGGGACCAGGTCCTGGACCATCTCAACGTCCGTATGCAGGAGTTCGTGGCCCGGCAGGAGATGTTCTTCCTGGCCACGGCCGACCGGCACGGCGAATGCGATGCGACGTTCCGGGCCGGCCCGCAGGGGTTCGTCCAGGTGCTCGACGCCCGGACGCTGGCGTACCCGGAATACCGTGGCAACGGTGTCATGGCGTCCATCGGCAATATCTCGGAGAACCCGCGCCTGGGCATCTTGATGGTCGACTTCACCCGTGACCGCATCGGGCTGCACGTCAACGGCCGGGCACGGGTCGTCATGGACGAGGAGATGCGGGCGCACCACCCCGGTCTGCCGGTCGACCCGGTTCCCGGCCGACGGGCTCAGCTGTGGGTCACCGTCGAGGTCGAAGAGGCGTACATCCACTGCGCCAAGCACATTCCGCATCTGCAGAAGGTCCCGGCGCAGCAGCGCGGGGCGCGGGCCTGGGGCACCGACGACGTCAAGCGCAAGGGAGGCGACTTCTTCGGCGCGGCGGCGGAGTCGGAGCAGCGGCCGCCCTTCCGGCGCGCGGAGCGCAAGAACGAGCACCTGCGGGGCGGACTGCACGAGGACACGGACGACCCGGTGTACCGGGGTGCGGCCCCGGTGTACGGAAGCGACCCGATGTACGGCGCGGGCACGGTCCCTGCCCCACCGGCCGGTTCCGCGTCCGTCGGCGCGCCCCCCGCCCCGGGCCGGGACGACTTCGTGGAGGAGCTGAACGCGGAGTTCCTCGACCGGGTCGAGCGGGTGCTCGCCCGCGCCCAGCCCCGTCGGCCCGCCGAGGACGCTCCCGCGTTCCGCGGATGGTTCGACGACCGGCGCGACGGCTGA
- a CDS encoding NUDIX domain-containing protein — MNVRPVVKRTARAILLDGADLVLIKRTKPGRAPYWITPGGGVEPEDATVIDALHRELDEELGAKIKDVVPVFVDTVEHFSDGGVDGVKVQHFFVCRLDSMDVSRRHGPEVDEPCGEYEIVRVPFTRVGIASVEVVPLSLRHYLDGNIEGVRAMHAPDLG, encoded by the coding sequence ATGAACGTACGGCCAGTCGTCAAACGCACCGCCCGCGCGATTCTGCTCGACGGCGCGGACCTCGTTCTGATCAAACGCACCAAGCCGGGACGGGCCCCCTACTGGATCACTCCCGGCGGCGGGGTGGAGCCCGAGGACGCCACTGTCATCGACGCCCTCCACCGTGAGCTGGACGAAGAGCTGGGCGCGAAGATCAAGGACGTGGTTCCGGTCTTCGTCGACACCGTCGAGCACTTCAGCGACGGCGGGGTGGACGGCGTGAAGGTCCAGCACTTCTTCGTCTGCCGGCTCGACTCGATGGACGTCTCGCGTCGGCACGGCCCCGAGGTCGACGAGCCCTGCGGGGAGTACGAGATCGTGCGGGTGCCCTTCACCCGGGTCGGCATCGCGTCCGTCGAGGTCGTGCCGCTGTCGCTGCGGCACTACCTGGACGGCAACATCGAGGGCGTACGGGCCATGCACGCCCCCGATCTCGGCTGA
- a CDS encoding LysR family transcriptional regulator, with protein sequence MDLALLRTFVTVHRAGSFTRAAALLGLSQPAVTSQIRALERQLGRPLFLRCARGVTPTTIGDELAHKVAPHLDALTEITQAGQDRDSVTRTLHLAGPPEFLAERALPALTPLIAQGLSIRTVFGPAEELLTGLADGHHDLAVTTTRPRGGLLSATPLCDEEHVLIAAPHWAAELGGSTVLQAGGVRVLDPVPLVEVHESLPLIARYWSAVFDAKPAASAAVVAADLRAVLSCVTAGAGLAVLPRYLCADALDSGDVVALLDPPVPPLRTYFLAVRTGTLGLPHIARAHEWLLRTAVDW encoded by the coding sequence ATGGATCTGGCTCTGCTGCGCACCTTCGTCACTGTGCACCGAGCCGGCTCCTTCACCCGCGCCGCCGCATTACTCGGCCTCTCCCAGCCCGCGGTGACCAGCCAGATCCGGGCGCTGGAACGCCAGTTGGGCCGCCCCCTCTTCCTCCGCTGCGCCCGGGGCGTCACCCCCACCACCATCGGCGATGAACTCGCCCACAAGGTGGCACCGCACCTGGACGCGCTCACCGAGATCACACAGGCCGGCCAGGACCGGGACTCCGTCACCCGCACTCTTCACCTCGCGGGGCCCCCGGAGTTCCTCGCCGAGCGCGCGCTCCCGGCGCTGACCCCACTGATCGCCCAGGGCCTGTCCATACGCACCGTTTTCGGCCCCGCGGAGGAGCTGCTGACCGGCCTGGCAGACGGCCACCACGATCTGGCCGTCACCACCACCCGGCCGCGCGGCGGGCTGCTCAGCGCCACCCCGCTCTGCGACGAGGAGCATGTACTGATCGCCGCGCCGCACTGGGCGGCCGAGCTGGGAGGCAGCACGGTGCTGCAGGCCGGGGGAGTCCGCGTGCTGGACCCCGTGCCGCTCGTCGAGGTCCACGAAAGCCTGCCGCTGATCGCCCGCTACTGGTCCGCGGTCTTCGACGCCAAGCCCGCCGCCTCCGCTGCCGTGGTCGCCGCGGACCTCCGCGCCGTGCTGTCCTGTGTGACGGCCGGGGCGGGCCTCGCCGTACTGCCCCGCTATCTGTGCGCCGACGCACTGGACAGCGGCGACGTCGTGGCCCTGCTCGACCCGCCGGTGCCCCCGCTGCGGACGTACTTCCTGGCCGTACGGACCGGGACCCTCGGCCTGCCGCATATCGCCCGGGCGCATGAGTGGCTGCTGCGAACCGCTGTCGACTGGTGA
- a CDS encoding cystathionine gamma-lyase, translating to MTGDGTRAVRAGLPEPEAYEPTLPGPVFAAHFHLPGDAVGPYTYGRDANPTWTRLEQAIGELESPDESAHTVAFASGMAAITAVLFSQLRTGDIVVLPSDGYQLLPAVRTRLESYGIEVRTAPTAHDAQLDALDGARLLWIETPSNPGLDVCDIRRLADEAHRRGTLVAVDNTLATPLGQRPLDLGADFSVASGTKALTGHGDVLLGYATTRDAALADSVRLWRKTVGAIPGPMESWLAHRSLATLALRVRQQSEGARALAAALADRPEVTGLRHPGLPSDPSHELATRQMRPGRFGAVVSFVLPDKAYAERFLAALTLVDDATSFGGVRSSAERRARWGGDAVPEGFIRFSVGVEEPEDLVADVIRALGVAAQN from the coding sequence ATGACCGGCGACGGCACCCGCGCCGTACGTGCCGGGCTTCCGGAGCCCGAGGCCTACGAGCCGACCCTCCCGGGGCCGGTGTTCGCGGCGCACTTCCACCTTCCCGGCGATGCCGTCGGGCCGTACACCTACGGCCGTGACGCCAACCCGACCTGGACCCGGCTGGAACAGGCCATCGGCGAGCTCGAATCACCGGACGAAAGCGCCCATACCGTCGCCTTCGCCTCCGGGATGGCCGCGATCACGGCGGTGCTCTTCTCGCAGCTGCGCACCGGCGACATCGTGGTGCTCCCCAGCGACGGCTACCAGCTGCTGCCTGCCGTCCGCACCCGCCTGGAGAGCTACGGCATCGAGGTCCGGACGGCGCCGACCGCACACGACGCACAGCTCGACGCGCTGGACGGCGCCCGGCTGCTGTGGATCGAAACGCCCTCCAACCCCGGCCTCGATGTCTGTGACATCCGGCGACTGGCCGACGAAGCCCACCGCCGCGGCACGCTGGTGGCCGTCGACAACACCCTCGCCACCCCGCTCGGTCAGCGGCCGCTCGACCTCGGCGCGGACTTCTCGGTCGCCAGCGGCACCAAGGCGCTGACCGGCCACGGCGACGTCCTCCTGGGGTATGCCACCACCCGCGATGCCGCGCTGGCCGATTCCGTACGGCTCTGGCGCAAGACGGTGGGCGCGATCCCCGGCCCGATGGAGAGCTGGCTCGCGCACCGTTCGCTCGCCACCCTCGCACTGCGGGTCCGCCAGCAGTCGGAGGGTGCGAGGGCACTGGCCGCGGCGCTGGCGGACCGTCCCGAGGTCACCGGCCTGCGCCACCCGGGGCTCCCGTCCGACCCGTCCCATGAGCTCGCCACCCGGCAGATGCGCCCGGGCCGCTTCGGGGCCGTAGTGTCCTTCGTCCTGCCCGACAAGGCCTATGCGGAACGGTTCCTGGCCGCGCTGACCCTGGTGGACGATGCGACGAGCTTCGGCGGCGTACGGTCCAGCGCCGAACGACGCGCCCGCTGGGGCGGTGACGCCGTGCCGGAGGGCTTCATCCGCTTCTCGGTCGGCGTCGAGGAACCGGAGGATCTGGTCGCGGACGTCATCCGGGCACTGGGCGTGGCCGCGCAGAACTGA
- a CDS encoding low molecular weight protein-tyrosine-phosphatase produces MSAPFRICFVCTGNICRSPMAESVFRARLAEDGLDGLVEVGSAGTGGWHEGDGADPRTVAVLRAGGYEHVHTARQFHASWFDHLDLVIALDSGHLRELRGLAPTAEDAAKVRLLRSYGTGTAAGAGPGPAPGRTSDLDLIGDLDVPDPYYGDFAGFEECLEMIEEVSDGLLAAVRAALPGQGTATGHDAGRDASQDPHQPPEKESA; encoded by the coding sequence TTGAGCGCCCCCTTCCGCATCTGCTTCGTCTGCACCGGCAACATCTGCCGGTCGCCGATGGCGGAGTCCGTCTTCCGCGCACGCCTCGCGGAGGACGGGCTCGACGGCCTGGTCGAGGTCGGCAGCGCGGGGACCGGCGGCTGGCACGAGGGCGACGGAGCCGACCCGCGCACGGTCGCCGTGCTGCGCGCCGGCGGCTATGAACACGTCCACACCGCCCGGCAGTTCCACGCCTCCTGGTTCGACCACCTCGACCTGGTCATCGCCCTCGACTCCGGCCATCTGCGCGAGCTGCGCGGCCTGGCCCCGACCGCGGAGGACGCCGCCAAGGTCCGTCTGCTGCGCTCGTACGGGACGGGCACGGCGGCGGGCGCCGGCCCGGGACCGGCGCCCGGCCGCACGTCCGACCTCGACCTCATCGGCGACCTCGACGTACCCGATCCGTACTACGGCGACTTCGCCGGCTTCGAGGAGTGCCTGGAGATGATCGAAGAGGTGAGCGACGGCCTGCTGGCCGCGGTACGGGCCGCACTCCCGGGCCAGGGCACGGCTACCGGGCACGACGCCGGCCGGGACGCATCACAGGACCCGCACCAGCCGCCGGAAAAGGAGAGCGCATGA
- a CDS encoding phage holin family protein, whose product MKHFLVKTIANAAALAVAIWLLKDITLTGENTGRKILTLVLVALIFGLVNFLVKPVVKLLSFPLFILTLGLITLVVNALMLLLTSWLAGKADLAFHVDGFWTALLGGVIISIVAWAMHVILPDED is encoded by the coding sequence ATGAAGCATTTTCTGGTCAAGACGATCGCCAACGCCGCGGCGCTTGCCGTGGCCATCTGGCTACTCAAGGACATCACGCTCACCGGTGAGAACACCGGCCGCAAAATACTGACCCTGGTCCTCGTCGCGCTGATCTTCGGGCTGGTCAATTTCCTGGTCAAGCCCGTGGTGAAGCTGCTGTCCTTCCCGCTGTTCATCCTCACGCTCGGCCTGATCACACTGGTCGTGAACGCGCTGATGCTGCTGCTGACCTCCTGGCTCGCCGGCAAGGCGGACCTCGCCTTCCATGTGGACGGCTTCTGGACGGCGCTGCTCGGCGGCGTGATCATCTCCATCGTCGCCTGGGCGATGCATGTGATCCTTCCCGACGAGGACTGA
- a CDS encoding cupin domain-containing protein — protein sequence MKAFRLDELEAERAANDGAYLQFLRERNMSVGLYALDAGSTDPQQPHAQDEVYLVVSGRAAITVGTETQSVARGSVVYVPAGVPHKFHHISEDLRVMVVFSPPES from the coding sequence ATGAAGGCTTTCAGACTGGATGAGCTGGAAGCGGAACGGGCTGCGAACGACGGTGCGTATCTGCAGTTTCTCCGGGAACGCAACATGTCGGTCGGGCTGTACGCGCTGGACGCCGGCAGCACCGATCCGCAGCAGCCGCACGCCCAGGACGAGGTCTACCTCGTCGTCAGCGGCCGGGCGGCGATCACGGTCGGGACGGAGACGCAGTCGGTGGCCCGGGGCAGCGTGGTCTATGTGCCGGCTGGGGTGCCCCATAAGTTCCATCACATCAGCGAGGACCTCCGGGTGATGGTGGTCTTCTCTCCTCCTGAGAGCTAG
- a CDS encoding DUF5326 family protein, with protein MAGKGILAGLPWWVTWVVVPVVLIVVFGGLITTALGFLIGVLFKVLIAAALIAGVIYLVRRSSGSSSSSSKGDW; from the coding sequence GTGGCTGGTAAGGGGATATTGGCAGGACTTCCGTGGTGGGTCACCTGGGTCGTGGTGCCCGTCGTCCTGATCGTGGTCTTCGGCGGACTGATCACCACCGCGCTCGGCTTCCTGATCGGCGTGCTGTTCAAGGTCCTCATAGCGGCAGCCCTGATCGCCGGCGTCATCTACCTCGTCCGCAGGTCCAGCGGCTCGTCATCGTCCTCGTCGAAGGGCGATTGGTAA
- a CDS encoding SsgA family sporulation/cell division regulator encodes MTDTVQAEVIMSFVVSEELAFRIPVELDFASADPYAVRLTFDLPGDAPVTWAFGRELLLDGLSRPSGEGDVRIEPASPEHLSDVFISLQVGAERALFRVSAAPLVAFLDRTDRLVPLGKEEVCDTLEAVLDQILTEAPAG; translated from the coding sequence ATGACCGACACAGTTCAGGCAGAAGTGATCATGAGCTTCGTCGTCTCGGAAGAGCTCGCGTTCCGGATTCCGGTGGAGCTGGACTTCGCCAGCGCCGATCCGTATGCCGTCCGCCTCACCTTCGATCTGCCCGGCGATGCGCCCGTGACCTGGGCGTTCGGCCGAGAGCTGCTCTTGGACGGGCTGAGTCGGCCGTCCGGCGAGGGCGATGTGCGTATTGAGCCGGCCTCCCCCGAACACCTCAGCGATGTCTTCATCAGCCTTCAAGTCGGCGCCGAGCGTGCGCTGTTCCGGGTGAGCGCGGCGCCGCTGGTCGCCTTCCTGGACCGTACGGACCGGCTGGTGCCGCTCGGCAAGGAAGAGGTCTGCGACACCCTGGAGGCCGTACTCGACCAGATCCTCACGGAGGCACCGGCCGGCTGA
- a CDS encoding YibE/F family protein, whose protein sequence is MNRGPGSSCDDRAVSPHESHHHSAVHSHAHGHGPATPVSRHLRKVIAAVLIPFAAAVAVGLVVLWPGGAPPHKPSGVGFDQPTERARVVKVAEVNCADVHAEQQPPPPSPTGQPPAGGADKGKPCQQATIKVTTGENAGRTFQAVVTPDALRHYTTGQDVVVAYSPKAPKDLQYSVSDVDRTLPMWVLAAIFAFAVVIVGRLRGVLALVALAASFVVLTLFILPAILQGSNPLVVAVVGGSAIMLIALYLCHGLTARTSVAVLGTLASLLLIGLFGSVFINWALLTGNTDDTTGLVHGLYPDIEIRGLLLAGIIIGSLGVLDDVTVTQTAAVWELKEADPSAGWRKLYGAAMRIGRDHIASVVNTLVLAYAGAALPLLLLFSIAQSSVGTVATSEVVAEEIIRTLVGSIGLVAAVPLTTLLAALVVSADRKGRGAPGDDGRAGTGQRSGADPVAEVGVGANVPTGAVESRPARRGGGGRRRKR, encoded by the coding sequence GTGAACAGGGGGCCCGGGAGTTCTTGCGATGATCGAGCGGTGAGCCCTCACGAGTCCCACCACCATTCCGCCGTGCATTCACATGCGCACGGCCATGGCCCTGCCACGCCGGTCTCCCGGCATCTGCGCAAGGTCATCGCGGCAGTGCTGATCCCCTTCGCGGCCGCGGTGGCGGTCGGCCTGGTCGTGCTCTGGCCGGGCGGCGCACCGCCTCACAAACCGTCCGGCGTCGGCTTCGACCAGCCCACGGAGCGGGCCAGGGTCGTCAAGGTGGCGGAGGTGAACTGCGCGGATGTCCATGCCGAGCAGCAGCCCCCGCCTCCCTCCCCGACCGGACAGCCACCGGCCGGGGGAGCGGACAAGGGCAAGCCCTGTCAGCAGGCGACGATCAAAGTCACCACGGGAGAGAACGCCGGGCGGACCTTCCAGGCGGTGGTGACACCGGACGCCCTGCGGCACTACACCACCGGCCAGGACGTGGTGGTGGCGTACTCCCCCAAGGCCCCGAAGGATCTGCAGTACTCGGTCAGCGATGTCGACCGGACGCTCCCGATGTGGGTGCTGGCCGCGATCTTCGCGTTCGCGGTCGTGATCGTCGGCCGGCTGCGGGGAGTGCTGGCACTGGTGGCGCTGGCGGCCAGCTTCGTGGTCCTGACGCTGTTCATCCTCCCGGCGATCCTGCAGGGATCCAATCCGCTGGTGGTGGCGGTGGTCGGGGGAAGCGCGATCATGCTGATCGCGCTGTACCTGTGCCACGGGCTGACGGCCCGTACCTCGGTGGCCGTCCTCGGGACCCTCGCCTCGCTGCTGCTGATCGGGCTGTTCGGATCGGTGTTCATCAACTGGGCGCTGCTGACCGGCAATACGGATGACACCACCGGGCTGGTGCACGGCCTGTACCCCGACATCGAGATCCGCGGTCTGCTGCTCGCGGGGATCATCATCGGGTCGCTGGGCGTGCTCGACGATGTGACGGTGACGCAGACCGCCGCGGTCTGGGAGCTCAAGGAGGCGGACCCGTCGGCCGGCTGGCGCAAGCTGTACGGCGCCGCGATGCGGATCGGCCGGGATCACATCGCGTCCGTCGTCAACACGCTGGTGCTGGCCTACGCGGGCGCGGCACTGCCATTGCTTTTGCTGTTCTCGATCGCACAGAGCAGCGTCGGCACGGTCGCCACGAGCGAGGTGGTCGCGGAGGAGATCATCCGCACACTCGTGGGCAGCATCGGGCTGGTCGCCGCGGTGCCGCTGACGACGTTGCTGGCAGCCCTGGTCGTCTCGGCGGACCGGAAGGGGCGGGGCGCACCGGGGGACGACGGCAGGGCAGGTACCGGACAGCGCTCCGGGGCAGACCCCGTGGCCGAGGTGGGGGTGGGTGCCAATGTGCCGACGGGCGCCGTGGAGAGCCGTCCGGCCCGGCGAGGGGGAGGCGGCAGGCGCCGTAAGCGGTGA
- the thiC gene encoding phosphomethylpyrimidine synthase ThiC — protein sequence MTLQDARTPENGNGASGSSEPQIGWHKGYVSGSRPDLRVPVRRVHLTNGKDVTLYDTSGPYTDPHIDTDVRRGLAPLRENWIIARGDTEEYAGRPMRPEDDGLKHTSPRGGLKNLDAVFPGRPRQPRRGRDGAAVTQLAYAQRGEITAEMEYVAVRENVTPEFVRDEIAAGRAVLPSNINHPEIEPMIIGKNFLVKVNANIGNSAVTSSIEEEVEKMTWATRWGADTVMDLSTGRNIHTTREWVLRNSPVPIGTVPLYQALEKVDGKAEELTWEIYKDTVIEQAEQGVDYMTVHAGVLLRYVPLTARRKTGIVSRGGSIMAAWCLAHHKESFLYTHFEELCEILAAYDVTYSLGDGLRPGSIADANDEAQFAELRTLGELNTIAKRHGVQTMIEGPGHVPMHKIKENIDLQQEICEEAPFYTLGPLTTDIAPAYDHITSGIGAAMIAWWGTAMLCYVTPKEHLGLPDRDDVKTGVITYKIAAHAADLAKGHPGAQEWDDALSDARFEFRWEDQFNLALDPDTARAFHDQTLPAEPAKTAHFCSMCGPKFCSMKISQDIRREHGGDLAVDAEAGMAEKSAEFAAAGNRVYLPIAD from the coding sequence ATGACTCTGCAGGATGCACGCACGCCCGAAAACGGAAACGGTGCCAGCGGCAGCAGTGAGCCGCAGATCGGCTGGCACAAGGGCTATGTCTCCGGATCGCGCCCGGACCTTCGGGTCCCGGTCCGGCGAGTGCACCTCACCAACGGCAAGGACGTGACGCTCTATGACACGTCAGGGCCGTACACCGACCCGCACATCGATACCGACGTCCGCCGTGGTCTGGCGCCGCTGCGGGAGAACTGGATCATCGCCCGCGGCGACACCGAGGAGTACGCGGGCCGCCCCATGCGGCCGGAGGACGACGGCCTCAAGCACACCTCGCCGCGCGGTGGGCTCAAGAACCTCGACGCGGTCTTTCCTGGCCGCCCCCGACAGCCGCGCCGCGGCCGTGACGGCGCCGCGGTCACTCAGCTCGCCTACGCCCAGCGCGGCGAGATCACCGCGGAGATGGAGTACGTCGCCGTCCGCGAGAACGTCACGCCCGAGTTCGTCCGCGACGAGATCGCAGCCGGCCGTGCGGTGCTGCCGTCCAACATCAACCACCCGGAGATCGAGCCGATGATCATCGGCAAGAACTTCCTGGTGAAGGTGAACGCCAACATCGGCAATTCGGCGGTCACTTCCTCCATCGAGGAGGAGGTGGAGAAGATGACCTGGGCGACCCGCTGGGGCGCGGACACGGTCATGGACCTCTCCACCGGCCGCAATATCCACACCACCCGCGAGTGGGTGCTGCGCAACTCCCCCGTCCCCATCGGTACCGTCCCCCTCTACCAGGCACTGGAGAAGGTCGACGGCAAGGCCGAGGAACTCACCTGGGAGATCTACAAGGACACCGTCATCGAGCAGGCCGAACAGGGCGTCGACTACATGACGGTGCACGCCGGTGTGCTGCTCCGTTACGTCCCCCTGACGGCCCGTCGTAAGACCGGCATCGTCTCCCGCGGTGGTTCGATCATGGCCGCCTGGTGCCTGGCGCACCACAAGGAGTCGTTCCTCTACACGCACTTCGAGGAGCTCTGCGAGATCCTCGCCGCGTACGACGTCACCTACTCGCTCGGCGACGGTCTGCGCCCCGGATCCATCGCGGACGCCAACGACGAGGCACAGTTCGCCGAGCTGCGGACGCTCGGAGAGCTGAACACCATCGCCAAGCGGCATGGCGTACAGACGATGATCGAGGGCCCGGGCCATGTCCCGATGCACAAGATCAAGGAGAACATCGACCTCCAGCAGGAGATCTGCGAGGAGGCCCCGTTCTATACGCTCGGCCCGCTGACCACCGACATCGCGCCTGCCTACGACCACATCACCTCCGGTATCGGCGCGGCGATGATCGCGTGGTGGGGCACCGCGATGCTCTGTTACGTCACGCCCAAGGAGCATCTGGGCCTGCCGGACCGCGACGACGTCAAGACCGGCGTCATCACGTACAAGATCGCGGCCCATGCGGCAGACCTGGCCAAGGGACACCCGGGCGCCCAGGAGTGGGACGACGCGCTCTCCGATGCCCGTTTCGAGTTCCGCTGGGAGGACCAGTTCAACCTCGCCCTCGACCCGGACACGGCCCGCGCCTTCCACGACCAGACGCTGCCCGCCGAACCGGCGAAGACGGCGCACTTCTGCTCGATGTGCGGCCCGAAGTTCTGCTCGATGAAGATCAGCCAGGACATCCGCCGCGAACACGGGGGTGATCTGGCAGTCGACGCCGAGGCCGGGATGGCCGAGAAGTCGGCGGAGTTCGCGGCGGCGGGCAACCGCGTGTATCTGCCGATCGCGGACTAG